In the genome of Photobacterium sp. TY1-4, one region contains:
- a CDS encoding YciN family protein yields MSEKKAIAAADLLMIANQLIQDHEAYQEGMRATSVEEKDEVLIFRGEYFLDERGLPTEKTTAVFNMFKYLAHQLSPEFTLAN; encoded by the coding sequence ATGAGCGAGAAAAAAGCGATTGCTGCCGCAGACTTACTGATGATTGCCAACCAGCTGATCCAGGATCACGAGGCCTACCAGGAAGGCATGCGCGCCACATCGGTCGAAGAAAAAGACGAGGTCCTGATCTTTCGCGGCGAATATTTCCTCGATGAGCGTGGCCTGCCGACCGAAAAAACGACCGCCGTGTTCAATATGTTTAAATACCTGGCCCACCAGCTCTCGCCGGAATTTACCCTGGCCAACTAA
- the topA gene encoding type I DNA topoisomerase, translating into MGKSLVIVESPAKAKTINKYLGKDFIVKSSVGHVRDLPTGARSTGKKAAPISTKGLSAEEKARIKKEKERKALINKMGVNPYQAWEAHYEVLPGKEKVVHELQKLAADADYVYLATDLDREGEAIAWHLRELIGGDEERYKRVVFNEITKNAIQQAFEQPGEVNIDGVNAQQARRFLDRVVGFMVSPLLWKKVARGLSAGRVQSVAVKLIVEREREIKAFTPEEYWDMHANTHTQGSDALRLMVAQQAGKAFRPENEADTMAAKSLLAQAAFTVVEREDRPTSSKPSAPYITSTLQQAASTRLGYGVKRTMGLAQRLYEAGYITYMRTDSTNLSKEAVESAREYIGSEYGENYLPANPNVYGSKGNAQEAHEAIRPSNVEVKAEHLEGMDQDAVKLYDLIWRQFVACQMVPAKYDSTTITVEAGEFTLKAKGRTLRFAGWTQVQRPSGKNEDTTLPMVHVGETLKLESLEPKQHFTKPPARFTEAALVKELEKRGIGRPSTYASIISTIQDRGYVRVDQRRFYAEKMGEIVSDRLDESFSDLMDYDFTARMENNLDKIAEGQVNWKSVLDQFFSDFSAELEKAECDEEEGGMKPNKIVLTDIACPTCGRPMGIRTASTGVFLGCSGYALPPKERCKTTINLGDEEGIVNVLEEDVETAALRAKKRCPKCDTAMDAYLIDQERKLHVCGNNPLCDGYIVEKGEFKLKGYDGPVIECDKCGSDMELKNGRFGKYMGCTNDGCKNTRKILKNGEIAPPKEDPVHFPELPCSQDPDAYFVLRDGASGLFMAASTFPKSRETRAPLVSELAQFRDRLSPKFAYLADAPQADPDGRPTVVRFSRKTKENYIRSEIDGKPSGWTGLFIDGKWEITDKRKKPKAEKSED; encoded by the coding sequence ATGGGTAAATCTCTCGTTATCGTGGAGTCACCAGCCAAGGCGAAAACTATAAATAAGTACTTGGGTAAGGACTTCATTGTTAAATCAAGCGTGGGTCACGTCCGTGATTTGCCGACGGGTGCACGAAGCACGGGTAAAAAAGCGGCCCCGATCTCTACCAAAGGGTTGAGCGCCGAAGAGAAAGCCCGCATCAAAAAAGAAAAAGAACGTAAGGCGCTGATTAACAAGATGGGGGTCAACCCTTATCAGGCTTGGGAAGCGCACTACGAAGTGCTGCCGGGGAAAGAAAAAGTAGTTCATGAACTACAGAAGCTGGCAGCGGATGCTGACTATGTCTATCTCGCGACCGATTTGGACCGCGAAGGAGAGGCAATTGCGTGGCACCTTCGTGAGCTCATCGGTGGCGATGAGGAACGTTATAAGCGCGTGGTTTTTAACGAGATCACCAAAAATGCAATTCAGCAGGCGTTTGAGCAGCCTGGTGAAGTTAATATCGACGGCGTGAATGCGCAGCAGGCCCGCCGTTTCCTGGACCGGGTGGTCGGCTTTATGGTCTCACCGCTGCTGTGGAAGAAAGTCGCGCGCGGCTTGTCCGCCGGTCGGGTTCAGTCCGTGGCCGTGAAGCTGATCGTCGAGCGTGAGCGCGAAATCAAAGCCTTCACCCCGGAAGAATACTGGGATATGCACGCCAACACCCACACGCAGGGCAGTGATGCCCTGCGCCTGATGGTGGCGCAGCAGGCGGGGAAAGCCTTCCGCCCGGAAAATGAAGCCGATACCATGGCAGCCAAGTCGCTGCTGGCGCAGGCCGCATTCACCGTGGTTGAACGTGAAGACCGCCCGACCAGCAGTAAGCCCTCGGCACCTTACATTACTTCGACGCTGCAGCAGGCGGCCAGTACGCGCCTGGGCTACGGGGTAAAACGGACCATGGGCCTGGCCCAGCGTCTGTATGAAGCCGGTTATATTACTTATATGCGTACCGACTCGACGAACCTCTCTAAAGAAGCGGTCGAATCTGCGCGCGAGTACATCGGCAGCGAGTACGGCGAGAACTATCTGCCGGCCAATCCGAATGTGTACGGCAGCAAAGGCAACGCTCAGGAAGCGCACGAAGCGATCCGTCCTTCCAACGTGGAAGTGAAAGCGGAGCACCTGGAAGGCATGGATCAGGACGCCGTGAAGCTGTACGACCTGATTTGGCGCCAGTTTGTGGCCTGTCAGATGGTTCCGGCAAAATATGATTCCACGACCATTACCGTGGAAGCGGGCGAGTTCACGCTGAAAGCCAAGGGACGCACCCTGCGTTTTGCCGGTTGGACTCAGGTGCAGCGCCCGTCCGGAAAGAACGAAGATACCACCTTACCGATGGTTCATGTCGGTGAGACACTGAAGCTGGAGAGCCTCGAGCCGAAGCAGCACTTTACCAAGCCACCGGCACGCTTTACTGAAGCTGCGCTGGTTAAAGAGTTGGAAAAACGTGGTATTGGCCGTCCGTCGACCTATGCGTCTATTATCTCGACCATTCAGGACCGGGGTTATGTGCGGGTTGATCAGCGTCGTTTCTATGCCGAGAAAATGGGTGAAATTGTGTCTGACCGTCTGGACGAGAGCTTCTCGGATCTGATGGACTATGATTTTACCGCCCGGATGGAAAACAACCTGGACAAGATTGCCGAAGGCCAGGTGAACTGGAAGAGCGTGCTGGATCAGTTCTTCAGCGATTTCTCTGCCGAGCTGGAAAAAGCAGAGTGCGATGAAGAAGAAGGCGGCATGAAGCCGAACAAGATTGTGCTGACCGACATCGCGTGTCCGACCTGCGGTCGCCCGATGGGGATCCGCACTGCATCCACCGGGGTGTTCCTCGGCTGTTCTGGTTACGCGCTGCCGCCGAAAGAGCGTTGCAAAACCACCATTAACCTGGGGGATGAGGAAGGGATCGTCAATGTCCTGGAGGAAGACGTGGAAACGGCAGCCCTGCGTGCCAAGAAGCGTTGTCCGAAATGTGACACGGCGATGGATGCCTACCTGATCGACCAGGAGCGCAAACTGCATGTTTGCGGTAACAACCCGCTCTGTGACGGCTACATCGTCGAGAAAGGGGAGTTCAAACTCAAGGGCTATGATGGCCCGGTGATTGAGTGTGATAAGTGTGGCTCGGACATGGAGCTGAAGAACGGTCGGTTCGGTAAGTACATGGGCTGTACCAACGACGGCTGTAAGAACACACGGAAGATTCTGAAAAACGGTGAAATTGCGCCGCCGAAAGAAGACCCGGTACACTTCCCGGAACTGCCGTGCAGCCAGGATCCAGATGCGTACTTCGTGCTGCGCGACGGGGCTTCCGGTCTGTTTATGGCCGCCAGTACGTTCCCGAAATCCCGGGAAACCCGTGCGCCGTTGGTCTCCGAGCTGGCCCAGTTTAGGGATCGTCTGTCGCCGAAGTTTGCTTACCTGGCTGATGCGCCGCAGGCCGATCCGGATGGTCGTCCGACCGTGGTACGCTTTAGCCGTAAAACGAAGGAAAACTATATTCGTTCGGAAATCGACGGCAAGCCTTCCGGCTGGACCGGGCTGTTCATTGACGGGAAATGGGAAATTACCGACAAGCGTAAAAAGCCGAAAGCTGAAAAATCGGAAGACTAA
- the miaE gene encoding tRNA isopentenyl-2-thiomethyl-A-37 hydroxylase MiaE produces the protein MNDTQRMIDELLSPIKQFLQCDTPDSWIQEARKPENLTALLVDHCNCELKASQTAMFLIRKYAVDADSGQALLAWAKPYEDFVYGKLRDTRTFHGKKNGLSAPLTPRCDFAHGQELIEKMVRLIKEEFHHFEQVLEIMESRGIPYSSLRAGRYARGLMKVVRTHEPGTLVDKLIVGAYIEARSCERFAKLAPFLDEELKKFYISLLRSEARHYQDYLTLAEAIAGEDITARVKAIGAREAELITQPDDSFRFHSGVPAADCQAA, from the coding sequence ATGAACGACACTCAGCGCATGATTGACGAGCTGTTATCGCCAATCAAACAATTCCTTCAGTGCGACACCCCCGACAGCTGGATCCAGGAAGCCCGAAAACCGGAGAACCTCACGGCCCTGCTGGTCGACCACTGCAATTGTGAACTGAAGGCCAGCCAGACGGCCATGTTCCTGATCCGCAAGTACGCCGTTGATGCCGACAGTGGCCAGGCGCTGCTGGCCTGGGCCAAGCCTTATGAAGATTTCGTTTATGGCAAGCTGCGCGATACCCGCACGTTCCACGGCAAGAAAAACGGCCTGTCGGCGCCGCTGACACCCCGCTGCGATTTTGCCCATGGCCAGGAGCTGATTGAGAAGATGGTTCGCCTGATCAAAGAAGAGTTCCATCACTTTGAACAGGTGCTCGAGATTATGGAGAGCCGCGGGATCCCTTACAGCAGCCTGCGTGCCGGTCGCTACGCCCGAGGGCTGATGAAAGTGGTCCGCACCCACGAGCCGGGCACTCTGGTCGATAAGCTGATTGTCGGCGCGTATATCGAAGCCCGCTCCTGTGAGCGATTTGCCAAGCTGGCGCCATTTCTTGATGAAGAGCTGAAGAAGTTCTATATCTCGCTGTTGCGCTCCGAGGCGCGCCATTATCAGGATTATCTGACCCTGGCTGAAGCCATTGCCGGAGAAGACATCACGGCGCGGGTGAAAGCCATCGGCGCCCGGGAAGCGGAGCTGATCACCCAGCCGGATGACAGCTTCCGTTTCCACAGCGGTGTCCCAGCCGCAGACTGCCAAGCAGCCTGA